The genomic interval GCGAGCAGTGACAACGGCGTGTGGGTATCTCATTCTGATGATGATAATGGTCGTTTGGTTGTCTAGATACCTGATGTATTTTTAATTATGTTAGAGGTACTTTGCACTTCTGATAAACTTCTATAATAGATCCAGATCCTTTTCATAAAAAAAGAAGCGACTACGTACATCCCAATTAGGTGGGAGTCGGGTGTGACTTGTATTGCTTGTATCATTTTGGCACAATGTTATGGATCAATAAAAGTGTCCTTCATCGTGAGGGAATAAATATATCTTGATATGGAGTTCATGCTTTGAACTTCTCAAAGTGTTCTATAGGCATTTTCCTTCACAAGGCAAAAAAAGCTATATTTGCCTTCACAAGGCAAATAGTTCTATAGTTCATGCTTTGAATTTTACTCCTCTAACTAGCACCTAGCCGATCTTCTAAACCGGTTAGAGGGGTTAAAAATTACTCTTCCACCTTCTTGACTCCTAAATTTACTCCACGGCGGGCCGGTGGAGTAAAAAAATTGTCCGCGTGAAGACCCCCTTGTGACCAACCGGCGACTCACGTGAAGCTCCCTTGTCAACGGCGACGACCTCAGGCTTCGTCCGCGACCTCGTTGCGAATCTCGCCCGTGCTATCTCCCATGCCCGTGGCGACCTCACCGTGAATCTCGTCGCGCCCGCTGTAGTAGTCGCCATGTGCATCCCATACCCGTCTTTGTCCCAAGCCGCTCGTGAAACTTGGTGACTCTGGCCAGACGCCAATGCGAAGAACCCGTATGACCACACCGTGGAAGGCAGTGTTAAGGTTGTGTATGGCCGGCTGGTAAGCCAGGGAGAGCAGCCCCGAGAACTCCGGGATGCGCATGGTGTGGAGCTGGAACACGGTGTCCGGCACGACCTGCAGCACGCACGGGCTGTTGCGGAGGAGCGACATGTGGTGGGGGAGCTGTGCAGCCACGATACCTTGCGCAACGACAAAGTAGGAGTAGAGCAGGTGGCGCGCCGGAAAGTTTCTTCATAGGACGAGCTCCACTGTACCTTCTATCTGAACCGTTGGTGCGCTTTGGGATTTGTGCAGCGGGAGCAACACGAGCCATGCATCAATTCATTGTGCAGTGTAATCAGCAGGAGCTGTCATGTCTCGGTAAAATGAAAACAAAGTAGGTAGGAGTATAGGTCTGCACGCTAGTCAAGTGGGGTGCAGCTGTTTCTGGCGACCGAGTTGCCTCGTGAGTGGAGTATAGTTTATTTAAAATATGCATGCAGGTCTCCTCACTTTCTCTGTTCAAgctctctcacatgcatgcacaGGACACCTTCTTTTGTGTGGAGACACTGCAAATGCTCTCTCTCACACCGCTCCCATTTCTAATAGTACTACGCTTTTTTCCTGGGACTTAGTAAAAGAGAGAaagtttatttatttatgagaGAGAGGTGCTGTGGGAGAGAGGACATGGGTAAGAGCTCAGTTTTTCTCTCTCACATGCATGGAACTTATTATAAAGATTTGTCCAGAAAAACTTCCGAAGAAACTTTGCACCCGGCAGCTCTTCCTCTCTATATATAAATCTTGCATGCGGCAGATTCCCTATTTCTTTAATGGAGACGGAGTAGAGGTGGGCTGGGAGGGACGACAAGGAGGTGTCACGGGCCTGCATGCGGTGGATGCCGACAAAATGGTCAACTCCAGATTTGGGTAACAAATCACTATGACACTCTGCCAAACTAGTCAGCTTTCGCACAAATCTCTAGGAACAGGACATTCAACGAGTGGTGTAGATAGGAGGTACCGCGTAGCTCGGCCTACAAAAAACCATGCTCGGTGGCGCGCCGGGTCGATGGATAATAACAGGAGGTGCGCAGCGTGCCAATGAATCGGTGATCAGTGCGCTGCCGGTTTGGCCACCGGGTCCATGAGGGGAAGACTAGAATAGAAGCTGGCCATAGGATAGAAGAATAGAAAAACGAATCTAGAGCATCGGATGTTTAATGGGCGCTTCAGATCAGGCACGTGGGAGTTGGTGGGAGGGTCTTTATTGTATATAGCAATTACTCAGGGAGCTTTCCGCAAAAGTACAAAGAATTCACCAGCCCTAACATTTCAAATCTGAAGCATCCATTAAGGATCCAACGGCTCCAACTTCATTTTTCTATTCTTCTATCATATGGCCAGTTTCTATTGTAGTCTTCCCCGGTCCATGAAGAAGCCACAACAACGACGGTGTGGTCACCATCATCGCCGCTTGCCGCGGAGGCGCATAGCAAGTGTTCGACGAAATGCATAACCCAAATTGTTAGTTTTACTCCGCTAAATTTAGAAGATCAGTTAGGTGTGCCCAAAACTTACTAGAGTAAATTTAGAAAAATATTAGAAAAACCGAAGTATTGAAAACCACAGTATTTTTGTCAATGGGTACAAGATACTACAGTTATGATAATACCAAAGTATCTTGAAGTATTGAGATTATTATGACCTGTTTGGTTGTTGCCGCAAAACACGGTATTGTTGCCTAGCTGTTGCGGACAAACAGTCAGCTACCTAGCCATTAGCAGTGGAAGGACATGCAGCTGGCCGGCCGTTTGAATACTATTCTGTTGAGCTTTTGTAGCTAGCTAGCTGGATATCCTAACCATCAGCGTGCATAACAACCCAACGGGTGGCTTGTATATACAAAAAAGATCATCCATGGGACGGCGTCTCCTGTGAATCACCTGATAGTGAAGCTACACATAGATGGAGCTGCTGACCGTTCTTTGCATCACCATCGAGGCGCAGCGGAGCTACGCGTGTAGGTGACGACCCAACACGTCGCGTAGTTACCCAGACATCTGTGTCACTGTCGAGGGGCACGAAGAGCTGTGAATCGTGCGGCCACGCTCAGCGCATTCACTTGATATTTGCATCGTCTCTATCCTGTGTAAGTCCTCCTAGTTTCTCCATCAATGCGGAGGGGTTTTTTGAAGCGTAAACACCGAGAAGATGATGAGTTGGCCATCATCGAAGCCGTATACAAAGGCGAGAGAGGTTCAAGCAATCGCCAACGTTTTCACACTTCCATCCTTACGGGGCATAAGTACGTGAGAGAAATTTTAGAGGGTCATGAATTGAGATGTAAGAGAGATTTTCGGATGAAAAAATATGTATTTCATAATTTGGTTAAGTGCTTCCGAGAGAGACAACTTCTACAAGATGAGAGGCTTGTCTCCGTGGAAGAACAAGTTGCAATATTCTTATATACCCTTTCGGTGAATGGAAGCAACTGTACTCTACAAGGGCGATTTCAACACAGTGGTCAAACCATAAGTACCTATTTCAATAAAGTGCTACAAAGTATCATGTCATTATCTGGACAGCTCATACAGTTGCCACCAGTTAATGTTCTTTTAAAGGTTTCAAGCAACCCTAAATTTATGCCGTACTTTGAGGTATGCATCTTGTATCTTGTTGTTCTTACATATAATTTATAAATATTGTTATGTATTTTTCATCAGTATTTCTTGTCTTTATGAAGGATTGTATCGGAGCAATTGATGGGACGCATGTTCCAATTAGCATATCTCCGAGACTACAAGACCCATATCGCAATAGAAAAGGAACACTATCACAAAATGTCATGGTGGCATGTAATTTTGATAATCAATTCGTCCATGTTAGTGCGCGCTCGGAAGGTTCAGCTTCTGATGCTCGAGTGCTACAAGATGCACTAGAAAATAATTTCTATGTGCCAGAGGGGAAATTTTATTTGGTTGATGCAGGATATGCAAATACACCTAATTTTATTGCACCCTACCGAAATGTCAGGTACAAATCAGTTCTTCTATTAGAGCAACAACCCTAAAGTGCAAATACACCTATCTTCATTATGTTTTGAATTTCAGGTACCATTTGAACGAGCAAGCCAAATGCAACCAAAGGCCACAAAATGCTAAAGAGCTATCCAATCTCAGGCATGCACAACTCCGTAATCACATCGAACGCATCATTGGCGTTGTGAAGAAGCGTTTCCCAGTATTGAAGGGTGCTGCACATTACCCAATTGAATTTCAACCTGATATTGTCATAGCATGTTGTGCACTTCATAACTTTATTCGCAATCATGAGGGGGGCGAACAATGGTTTGACCAGGTTGGCTCCAATATTGACCCAACACATATAGTTGATATTCCAAGTGGGGATGCAAAATACAGAAGTGATGTACAATCTCTCAATGAGCGGCGGGCATTGGGTCATTCAAAAAGGGATCAAATTGCTGAATCGATGTGGAAAGACTACTGTGAGTATCTCCAGGAGCGCGCTAGAAGAAATAGCACATGACTTGCGCAATTGTTGAAGCAAGAATAAAACTCATATGATCAGTAGAATCATTTTATGAAAAATTCATAATGTAGTAGCTTTCTCATTCATGAATAATGTACTTTACATTTCTATGAGTAGATATGTAATGTAAAATGCGTCATGTACCATGGAGTTTTCTTCTAAAGACCTTATCAAATGCGCAAGGTCCACCAAAAATATTATTGCGCTATATATACAACTTACATATACTATCACCTACAAGCCGGGTGCACAAATAACATGGCGGAGGTAACAAAAATAAAACGACTCTAATTTTTAGGAAAGGAACTAGAGTGCCATCAAAATAAAAGTTTAGAGCTGAGACAAATGTATGCTGAGATATTTAGTCCAGGGTGATATTTATTTACAAAAACACAAATCTAAAGTAATATGAACCAATAAACCAATAATAGACTGTCAAATAATTTTATTTTTCATTTGAAAATAACTAGAACAAATTATTGCTTTAAATTTGACGGCCAAGCACTTGCTTGAGGATCTCCAGAACAATATCATGCTCCACTGTCATGAAGATTTCACGGTCAACTCTTTGTCCTTTCAGATACTCGATCATCTTCAGATGATCACTTGCTGAGAGATCTGGTATGGTCTTAAGTTTGACAATGAAATTAGCAATGCAATAAGGATCTTTGTCAGGATCTTTTTTTTTCATCTGTGCCATTTTCACTTCTCTATAGCTCTCAATTTGTTTCGTCTTTACATCCACATAAGTTTTAAGTTCTTCTTTTCTAACAGCAACCAGATCTTAAATCGCTGTTTCTTTGCCTCTCTTAGCCTTACCTTCATCATTGCCTTTAGAAGTCCTAGCCTTTTTCATAGGTGGTGGGTCAGGAAGTGTGTTCATGTGTTCTATGGGAATTTGGCTACTGTTATTCTCCATACGTTCTGTGTTGTTAACAGGAAATACTTCAACATCCTCACCATATATGCCTTCAGTCCACTCGTAATTATGACCTTCAAAGCCTGGAGCCGGTAATGTTGGACTATGCGAATTAAGTCCAGCGACATCTAGAACTTGTTGTGTGAAGCTTTCCCCTTGTGGTAAATTTGTAGCCGGACTGGACTTCTCTTCAACCACATCAGTTGTCCTCTTACAACCCTTCCCCTCCGCTGTTTTACCTGGGTACAGAGCAATAAATTGTAAACTACAAGCAAGCAAGATCATATGCTAAATTCATTACATGTGAAACCAACGTACCATCATAAATTGCATGCAAGTCATCATAGTAAGGGAAAGCTTTGTATCTCCACTTCTGTTGTTGTTTGCTCAATTCATCCCATTTTTCATCAATGGTTGTTGGCATTTTTGTATTAGGATCAAAACCGAAGCCACTCTTCTCTACAATAGATTTGACAATAAAATATTCTTTCTTCAACCACTGCTCCCTAAATTTTAGTTGATCAACAATAAAATTAGCTCTCGGGAACTGATTGTTCAAGCGTGTAGCCATGCTTTTCCATTCTTCTTTGGTCCATCCATTTTGACCACGAAATTTAACAGCATCTGCATACTCTTTCATCACAGAAACTAGAAGGTCTAATTGAGTAGTGGTCCATgatgctctgtttttcttttctgCAATTGGGAAACAAAATGCATCAAATAAAGCGTTCAAATCAACACAAACATCAGGAAAATTGACAATAATACAATCACTCTCATCCATGCTTTTGTTCAACACACATGTAAGGGGATGACCTCTGAATTATTTTTGACGACATGTGGTAGCTCGCTGAAAAATATAGTGCATGGAAGTAGCACCGTAGTGTAGTACTAGAATCCTATATACCTAAGAGATTCATCCCCACTATCTTATTTATCTCGACATGCAAGCTATCCACGTCATCAAGTTGGTCCATCATGTAAATATGCTTTTCCACTATCTCTTCATGCGCATGCTTCCACTAACTCTTCATGCGCATACAGTCTCATACGAATAATCATTAACTTTTTTTTTCATGCAATCTCAAGCAGCCACATCATTCTAGGTTCCTTTTGCTATTTGTATATGTCTTGACATCATCCGGTCCACTCCAGATGTACAGCGCAAGTCCCCTCCAACCATTTGGTTAGAGTTCACATGTTGTTAATGCGTTCTTCTGATTCTGAAAGCCTAAATGACTGTATTTTTCTCATATCATTCTCTTGCGCTTGTTGTTCATGTCTCTTTTTCTTCCCACAAGGCAAAGAGTTGTGTTATATCCCTTAGTTCCCCCGAACCTCCAGTCTTCCAAGCAACCTTTTAATCCTAATTTGATTCCATTGCGTACAAAGAGGTAGCTCATCAAGTTTTTTAAGAATATACTGTTCAAATGCAACCTTTTAATCCCAATTGGACTCCATTGCATACACCCAAAAACAATAAACAAAGCTAAACTTCACCTAACGGGAAAGCATGCATGGTTCCGCACCAGACAAGACAAACAAAAATAATTATGGCTACATGGGCATATCTTCCAAAGTAATTCTTTACATATACTTATACTATGTTTCATAAAGTTATTGCATTTTTACACATAAAATTGTTTATTAAAAgttcccgcagcaacgcgcggggtattCCAAAGTAATTCTTTACATATACTTATAATATGTTTCATAAAGTTATTGCATTTTTACACATAAAATTGTTTATTAAAAgttcccgcagcaacgcgcggggtatcaATATATGGATCATTTAGACTAATTATAATTAGCGGCAGCGACAGCGGCGGAGTAATTAGGCAGACGACGACTGAGCAATCTGAGGTATAAAAACCTTCGTAGCGGCGCCTTCACTGATCTCAAACGCAACAGCAGCTCGCTCCCTCGGGTTACCCGTGTGCATCATACCAGACTTTATAAAGGAGAAGGCACATGAATCGAACATATAGATTTTGGCTCAAACAAGGATTCACCCTTTGGAGATAGCAAGAACCAAATAGATCTAGTGCCCTGGCCTATTCCATCTCGGGCGGAGGAAGGGTCCAGCAGCCGGCGTGAAGATGTGGGAGGAGCCAATGAGGGAGGATGAAGGACACTCACCTTTGGTCTCTCCGTTGTCGTCTTGTTGTTTCCCCATGGCTGACGAGGGAGATACCTCCAAACACGACAGGGCGGCGCGTCGGCGGCGTGGTAGGAGCGAGTTGTTGAACAGAGAGGGGAAGGATAACGAAGGAGGCCCTTCTTTTCGGCTCTTCTGTTTTTACAAAGAGGTCTGAGGTTCTTTTTTTTATGCAGAGAAAAAACCACAGTTTGGCCAATACTACAGTATTAAAACCATAGTTGTTATGGACTACCAAACAGGTCATTGTAAAAAATACTATGGTAATCTCAAAAACTGTGGTATTATCAAAATACTTAGAAAATACTTTGCTATCAAACAGGGCCTaagttgatttattcctctattTTTTAAGAGAATCGGTTAGAGATGCCGTTACAATATTAACATGTTCTAGGCCTCACCTGTCGCCGGAAGCCGTCGGTGAGGGTCCCCATCCCACCGAAGTAGAATAGGGCAATGGCCGGATGACGCTGCGGCACCTCACCGAAGTGGACCGGAGTAGTATCAACGTATCTTCACATCTTATCAGTTAGGTTTTTGTTTGGAAGAGAGAATCCAGAGGGTCGTAGTGGTCTTTCTAACTTTCATATCCAGCGTTTGCAAATTCCTCCCAAAATACCACTCTAGAACACGGGAACTCCAAAGGAAAAGTACAGCGAAAGCTTATTAATTCGCCCTTGCATTGTTCCTGTATCAGATTAGGAAACCGGTGGTGCCATTTAGGAATTTTAGCCAATTTATATTTGCATATTTATTCTAGATACCAGAAATACCGTATGGAGCCATGGTGCAGCCGCACCTACGCTCGGTACCATAGATTCTCTGAGAAGTTGTATAGGGATTTGTGCATGATACCTCCTGTAAAGAATGGTGGGAACAATCAAGAAGCATTTATCAGGTCTACATGGTACTGAGCATGGGTTCGGCTGGACCATGGTCCTAAAACGCACCTCTCTTCTAGATACCGATGTCGATCTTCGCTGAATAAAATAGTTGTGCGCATTGAATGATTTAAATGCTGGGATAAGGCTCCTTTCATTGTAAAATATTTTTACAAGTTGTTGCTGAATTTTAGCTAGCCAGTGATGTAGATGCATATTTCACGCAAGATTAAAATAGCTCGGTCCCCTACCACGAGCAGGAAAATGATAATTTCCACTCGCTAAAGTTGGTAAAAGACCGGACTAATTTCTGTACTTGATATGTATCATGGTTCATAATTACCCTGTACTTTGAGCCATGAACATGGCAGGGAGATAGATGAAAAAACTTCACCATGTGCAATTTCATTTCCTTGGGGCCGTGACCACTAGCAATATATAGTAGTATCATCTTTGCCATTCCCTTCTTGAAAGTAGGttcacacacatgcacacacacgaTTATCAGAACCCATGATTAGCAATGTTGTGATCTTGCGCGAACACACGTTTAGGACCTTTTGTTCGGTAAGCGTGTGTAGACAAAATCACGCGAACATCGTGCACGCAAGCATGCTTCGGAACGAGTGGCATCGTGAAAATATATTTAACAAGGGTAGGTGCAGATGCATGTTTGGCTTGCCTGACCGGGGTCCGTCCAGGAATAAGATTAGCCTGGTTGCAGCCTGAATGCTATTCGATCAGTTCATAAAGCACACACGCAGAGATGAGAAACCAGCTGCGCTAAAAAATCTGTGTTCCATCACGTAACCTCAGCCTGCACAGCCTTTGTAAGATGGACGCTGAGATTGGAGAACACTTTGCACACGATCGAATGTGATTTGGTTGACATTGCCTTGAAGCCGACTTGGCCCTTTCCAAAACAAAGTTGCAAGGCTCGCCATTTGCATAAGGAGCAGCTTATCTTTATGTACTTAGCGAAAAAGTGAAATATAGCAGCCCGAACACAGGTGTGTGAAAAAAGAGACAGGAGCACCACGAACACAGGTGTGTGAAAAAAGAGAAACCAATAAGAGTTTCTTTGGATGGTCTGGTGTTACTATGGATGGGTGTCAAAAAATAGTTAAAAGCACATGGGGTTTGGAGTTTAAATAAATTGTTCCTTTAGGCTCTTTGATTCTGTTCTGTATATGTTAGATTCTTATAGTTTGTTGGGCAAGACTGTCAAACCGCAAG from Triticum urartu cultivar G1812 unplaced genomic scaffold, Tu2.1 TuUngrouped_contig_4991, whole genome shotgun sequence carries:
- the LOC125528610 gene encoding uncharacterized protein LOC125528610, with the protein product MVACNFDNQFVHVSARSEGSASDARVLQDALENNFYVPEGKFYLVDAGYANTPNFIAPYRNVRYHLNEQAKCNQRPQNAKELSNLRHAQLRNHIERIIGVVKKRFPVLKGAAHYPIEFQPDIVIACCALHNFIRNHEGGEQWFDQVGSNIDPTHIVDIPSGDAKYRSDVQSLNERRALGHSKRDQIAESMWKDYCEYLQERARRNST